One Pseudodesulfovibrio sp. S3 DNA window includes the following coding sequences:
- a CDS encoding efflux RND transporter periplasmic adaptor subunit gives MVNPALRSVTALCLILSVSLMLAGCSGDDKKADQAAQQGPVPMKVVKAEARDMPLWGEFVGQISAHETVEVRARVGGFLVERKFEEGRHVTKGDLLFVIDPKPFQEDLKQAQSGLEYNQALYEKALKDFERFKKLYDEGVVSRDEYEGYQTQVSTYKAQISDNRAKVENAKIQLGYTKIYSPINGTIGRVQVDVGNLVGQGENTLLATISTQDPIYVSFSVSESDYIRAVRDKAAQTDRLIKLILSDGSEYDQPGKFDMVDPTIDPQTGTLGIRVLFPNPDDLLKPGQYAKVRVLLSNVKDAIVVPVKGVIDTQGMKSLYVVGEDGIIKSQPVKLGSEQGEFVMVTEGLNVGDMVIVDGARRVKPGMQIKPIVVPMSSDQSQPASAESSSAAPASGDATTKAE, from the coding sequence ATGGTGAACCCTGCTCTGCGATCTGTTACCGCTCTGTGTCTGATTCTGTCCGTTTCGTTGATGCTTGCCGGGTGTTCCGGTGACGACAAGAAAGCGGACCAAGCGGCTCAGCAAGGGCCAGTACCCATGAAGGTGGTCAAGGCAGAAGCTCGCGATATGCCCTTATGGGGCGAATTCGTGGGCCAGATCAGCGCCCATGAGACCGTGGAAGTCCGCGCCCGGGTGGGTGGTTTTCTGGTCGAGCGCAAATTTGAAGAGGGGCGCCATGTCACCAAGGGCGATCTGCTTTTTGTGATCGATCCCAAGCCCTTTCAAGAGGACCTGAAGCAGGCACAGTCCGGGCTTGAGTACAATCAGGCCCTGTATGAAAAAGCCCTGAAGGACTTTGAGCGCTTCAAGAAGCTCTATGACGAAGGCGTTGTCAGCCGGGACGAATATGAGGGTTACCAGACACAGGTGTCCACCTACAAGGCCCAGATTTCCGACAACCGGGCCAAGGTGGAGAATGCCAAAATCCAGCTTGGATATACCAAGATCTATTCCCCCATCAACGGCACCATCGGCCGGGTGCAGGTGGACGTGGGCAACCTGGTAGGCCAGGGCGAAAACACGTTGCTGGCTACCATCTCCACTCAGGACCCGATCTACGTCAGCTTCAGCGTCAGCGAAAGCGACTATATTCGGGCCGTGCGCGACAAGGCAGCTCAGACAGACCGTTTGATCAAGCTGATTCTGTCCGATGGGAGCGAATATGACCAGCCCGGCAAGTTCGACATGGTGGACCCGACCATCGATCCGCAGACCGGCACACTGGGCATTCGCGTGCTCTTCCCCAATCCTGACGACCTGCTCAAGCCAGGTCAGTACGCCAAGGTCCGAGTGCTTCTGAGCAATGTCAAGGATGCCATCGTGGTTCCCGTCAAGGGCGTCATCGACACGCAGGGCATGAAGTCCCTCTACGTGGTGGGCGAGGATGGCATAATCAAGAGCCAGCCGGTGAAGCTCGGTTCGGAACAGGGTGAATTCGTGATGGTCACGGAAGGGTTGAACGTCGGGGACATGGTCATCGTGGACGGCGCCCGGAGGGTCAAGCCGGGCATGCAGATCAAGCCCATCGTGGTCCCCATGAGCTCTGATCAGAGCCAACCCGCGTCAGCGGAATCATCCTCCGCTGCGCCCG